A region of the Variovorax sp. 54 genome:
GAAGCGTTGCTGGTCGAATCGAAGCTGCAGCTCGATGGACTGAATGCGCGCTGGCAGGAAGAGAAAGGGCTGATCGATCGGCTGCTCGAACTGCGCGCCAAGCTGCGGGCCGGGAACAAGCCGGTGGATGCGGCACCGGCCGACGGCGATGCGAACGCCGCCGTGCCCGCCGCGCCAGCGAGCGAAGACCGCGCGGCGCTGCTGGAAGAGCTGCATGCGCTGCAAGCCAAGATCCATGCGGTGCAGGGCGAGTCGCCGCTGATCCTGCCGTCGGTCGACGAGCAGGCCGTTGCCTCCGTCGTCGCCGACTGGACCGGCATTCCCGTCGGCCGCATGGTCAAGAACGAAGTCGAGGCGGTGCTCAAGCTCGCCGACACGCTCAACCAGCGCGTCATCGGCCAGAAGCACGGCCTGGAGATGATCGCGCGTCGCATCCAGACCTCGCGCGCGCGCCTGGACAACCCGCAGAAACCCATCGGCGTCTTCATGCTCTGCGGCACCTCGGGCGTGGGCAAGACCGAGACCGCACTGGCACTGGCCGAGGCGCTGTACGGCGGCGAGCAGAACATCATCACCATCAACATGAGCGAGTTCCAGGAGGCGCACACCGTCTCCACGCTCAAGGGTGCGCCGCCGGGCTACGTGGGCTACGGCGAGGGCGGCATCCTGACCGAGGCCGTGCGCCGCCGCCCCTACAGCGTGGTGCTGCTCGACGAAGTGGAAAAAGCCCACCCCGACGTGCACGAGATCTTCTTCCAGGTCTTCGACAAGGGCTGGATGGAAGACGGCGAGGGCCGCATGATCGATTTCAAGAACACGATCATCCTGCTCACCACCAACGCCGGCAGCGAGCTCGTCATGAGCATGTGCCGCGACCCCGAGCTGCTGCCCGATTCGAACGCGCTGGCCGATGCACTGAAGGCGCCGCTGATGAAGGTGTTCCCGCCCGCGCTGCTGGGCCGCATCGTCACCATTCCCTATTACCCGCTGTCGCCCGACATGATGAAGAAGATCGTGCGGCTGCAGCTGGGCCGCATCAAGAAGCGCGTGGAGACCAACCACGGCGTGCCGTTCGAATACACCGAGGCGGTGATCGAGCAGGTGGTGGCGCGCTGCCAGGACCCGGAGTCGGGCGGGCGCGTGATCGACGCGATCCTCACCAACACGGTGCTGCCCACGATTTCCGTCGAGTACCTGCAACGCCTGGCGTCGGGCGGCGAGATCCGCCGTGTCGCGCTCGACGTGAAGGACGCGGACTTCACCTACGCGTTCGACTGACCGGGCGCCCCGACGACCGGACGCCCCAACCTCCAGAGACACAAGATGGCCGACCTCGAGTTCCGCATCGACAGCGATTCCCCCGCCAACGACGACCTGAAGTTCTGGCGCATCGTCGGGCACGAGGGACTGGCGCGGCCGTCGAGCTACGAGCTCACGGTGCTGTCGGCGCGCGAGGACCTCTCGGCCAGCGACATCCTCGGGCGGGCCTTCGACGTGGTGATCGAGTTCTTCGATGCCGACGAGGGCAAGCACGAACGCCACGCCAAGGGCCATGCCGTGCGCTTCACGCGCATGGCGCAGATCGGGCGCTATTTTGAATACCGCATCAGCCTGCGCTCGTGGTTCTGGCTGCTCACCAAGCGCATCAACTCGCGCATCCTGCAGGACAAGCCGGTGCTCGAGGTGCTCGAGGCGGTGTTCGAAGACAGCCCCATCACCAGCATCAAGAAGACCAACATCGACGGCGTGATCGCCACGCACGACCCGCGCCGCTATTGCGTGCAGTTCCAGGAAAGCGACTTCAGCTTTCTCTCGCGCATCCTGGAAGACGAAGGCATCTACTACTGGTTCGACGCGCACGACACGCCCGGCACCATGTGCCTGTCCGATGCGAGCGACATGGCGCACGCCGCGCTGCCGGTGTCCGGCGTGATGCGCTTCATGCCCAAGGGCGCGGGCGAGGCGCGCTTCAACGAGTTCGAGCAGTGGGTCAGCGCGCGCCAGTTCCAGTCGGGCACTTATGCCTCGCGCGACACCGACTACAAGGCGATCAACCGCGTGCTCAAGCCCACTGCCACGGTGGCCGACGACCACGAGCTCTCGAGCCTCGAGGTCTTCGAGTACCCCGGCGGCTACTTCAAGCCGAAGGAATCCGATGTGGTGGTTTCGCACCGCGCCGACGAGATGATGGCGCGCCGCCAGCTGCATTGGGCGATCACGCACTGGCCCGACGTCGCGGCCGGGCGCAGCTTCACGCTCGAGGGCGACCCCGACGGCACGCGCAACGGCGACTACCTGATCGGCGGCTGCATCTTCGCCGTGACCCACCCGGGCTACGAAGGCCTGGGCCAGGAGGGCGCCTCGCAGCCCGTCGAAGAGGTGCTGCGCGAGGCCATCGCGGCCGACGCGGTGAATGTCGACTGCCTGGCGCCGCTGGTCGAGATGATCCGCAGCACGCCGGCGCTGCGCAACGCCACGCGCGGCACCGGTACCTTCCTGATCACGGCGCTGCCGGCCAAGACCTCGTTCCGCCCGCCGCGGCTCACGCCGCGCGTGACCATGCCGGGCCCGCAAAGCGCCATCGTGGTCGGCGGCAAGGGCAAGGAGCACGACGTGGACGAGATGGGCCGCGTGATGGTGCACTTCCACTGGGACCGCTACGACGAACGCGACGACAAGTCGACCTGCCGCATCCGCGTCTCGCAGCCCTGGGCCGGCAAGGGCTGGGGCGGCTACTTCGCGCCGCGCATCCACCAGGAGGTGATCGTCGACTTCATGAACGGCGACCCCGACCGGCCGATCATCGTGGGGCGGGTCTACAACGACGACCAGCCGATCCCATACAAGTCGGCCACGCAGAGCGGCTTCAAGACGCGCTCCACGCCGGGCGGCGGCAACGCGAACTACAACGAGATCATGTTCGAGGACAAGAAGGGCGAGGAGCTGGTCAACATCCACGCCGAGCGCAACATGTCCCGCTCCGTGGAGGTCGACGACTCGATCACCGTGGGCCACGACCAGAGCATCACGGTGGACAACGACCGCACGGTCCACACCATCGGCAACGAGAAGCGCGAGGTCGACAAGGACCAGCGCAACATCATTCACCAGCACCAGCACACCAACGTGACCTGGTGCCAGTACAACCACATCGGCCAGCACCAGCAGAACATCGTCGGCGACAAGGGCCAGTTCAACCAGATCGCCGGCAAGGTCGACATGATCATCGGCCAGACGCTGAACACCAACGTCACCGGCGCCATGACGCAGTACTCGGCCTCGCTGGCGCTCACCTCGGGCCCCGTGACCCTGGCGGTGGGCACGCTGGGCATCGGCGCCTCGGGCAACATCAGCGTCGCCTCGGCCGCCGACCGCAAGGACACCAGCGGCGGCAGCCACATGATCGCGGCCACCTCGGGCATCAAGATCGTGAGCGCGGGCGACGTCGACCTGATGTCGTACGCGAACATCAACCAGACCTCGACCGGCTCCAACACGACCGTGCTCGGCTCGAACAGCAGCGGCTACCTGGGCATGTCGAACGAAGCCAACATGGGCCTGGCGACCAGCACCTTCCTGGGCCTGCAGATGGGCAACTTCATGGGCGCCTCGATCGACAACGCCCTGGCCATCAGCATGGAGAACTGCGCGGGCCTGCGCATGGGCAACATCGGCGCGCTCGACCTGAGCCTGTCGGCCTTCGACATCGACTCGACCGGCATCAAGGTCGTCAACCCCGGTGCCGGCGGTGGCGCGGCGGCGGGTGCGATGGTGGCGGTGTCGGCACTGGCCGGGCTGGGCGCCGCGGCCATGGGGGTGTCCGGCGTCGCCGCCACGCTGCAGCAATATGCCGACGCGGCCAAGGCGCTGCGCGACACGGCGGCCGAACTCGACGACATGCCGGT
Encoded here:
- a CDS encoding type VI secretion system Vgr family protein: MADLEFRIDSDSPANDDLKFWRIVGHEGLARPSSYELTVLSAREDLSASDILGRAFDVVIEFFDADEGKHERHAKGHAVRFTRMAQIGRYFEYRISLRSWFWLLTKRINSRILQDKPVLEVLEAVFEDSPITSIKKTNIDGVIATHDPRRYCVQFQESDFSFLSRILEDEGIYYWFDAHDTPGTMCLSDASDMAHAALPVSGVMRFMPKGAGEARFNEFEQWVSARQFQSGTYASRDTDYKAINRVLKPTATVADDHELSSLEVFEYPGGYFKPKESDVVVSHRADEMMARRQLHWAITHWPDVAAGRSFTLEGDPDGTRNGDYLIGGCIFAVTHPGYEGLGQEGASQPVEEVLREAIAADAVNVDCLAPLVEMIRSTPALRNATRGTGTFLITALPAKTSFRPPRLTPRVTMPGPQSAIVVGGKGKEHDVDEMGRVMVHFHWDRYDERDDKSTCRIRVSQPWAGKGWGGYFAPRIHQEVIVDFMNGDPDRPIIVGRVYNDDQPIPYKSATQSGFKTRSTPGGGNANYNEIMFEDKKGEELVNIHAERNMSRSVEVDDSITVGHDQSITVDNDRTVHTIGNEKREVDKDQRNIIHQHQHTNVTWCQYNHIGQHQQNIVGDKGQFNQIAGKVDMIIGQTLNTNVTGAMTQYSASLALTSGPVTLAVGTLGIGASGNISVASAADRKDTSGGSHMIAATSGIKIVSAGDVDLMSYANINQTSTGSNTTVLGSNSSGYLGMSNEANMGLATSTFLGLQMGNFMGASIDNALAISMENCAGLRMGNIGALDLSLSAFDIDSTGIKVVNPGAGGGAAAGAMVAVSALAGLGAAAMGVSGVAATLQQYADAAKALRDTAAELDDMPVLQSKLNEMATAADRRLAQGRAGAGAAIGAVAGAAYGPGGVLIGAGIGALAGDAALPATVATPPGPPAPHEAAKAAPTQPAPPTAPPAPGPSDGGSGGGGSGGGSGGGSGGG